Below is a window of Humulus lupulus chromosome 2, drHumLupu1.1, whole genome shotgun sequence DNA.
actcatgtaccatctggtcccctggaccaccatgtatcaggggccattagagcccactataaaagtaatcccacttccacttggaagggggttggaaaaacattgtagcatcataccataagaaatacaagttctttttcaccattttctttctgcaagtattatctaagtttctgtttagatttttgaaaTTCTTCATTGGTAAgctctatactttgatttttctaatttaactttgttgacgagttctcaccgtcaacactataATAATATAAAGAAATAAGAGCTAGTAAGAAAGTAAAAGATATAAACAAGACCAaagttttacgtggttggggcgttaatgagccttagtccacgagtcggttgcattgagctttagagagtttagtaatggaggttttctgcaagtttagCAGTGTTTTTGCGTGCATGAAATGCTAAATGacccctatttataggtggtaaTGTAGCTTGGGtcagactaatccgggcccaataaggatatacGCATAATTGCTCTCTAATGGAGCTATAGTACAAGTGTATAACGTAATTACAAATTATTTAGTCTAGGCCCACTGGGCCGACTTAAGCGTGGTAGAGCATTACAGCTACCCTTTGTATGTTAATACAAACTGATGCACGTGGGTTATCAGGGGGATTCTGGGGAcatgatctgtcagagtagtgacaATACCGATCCTTAGGAACATTGTACGTTCCGTGTGTATCCCTTTTGCAAGTTAGTTGAGGAAACCAACTGTCAGATTTCTCGAGGACACGTCAGCCAGGTGAAGAGTTGGTCTTGTTCTACTAGGACGTATGGTCTGGATTCATTTACCaaggtccgggttcatttaccaagacatAAATTAGTTATCGATGACAAGTCGAAGGATGTATATTGATAGTGGGTTGAAATGCGAGGATGGACCCGGAAGCGCTATCCGGATCCCACACAACGAGATCTGGCCCTTGGACTGGGACATCCACTGCAACAATCTACTTCCTAGAGGATGGAGGTTGCAGGCACTCATGAAGTTGGTCCGGACCTTCATCTCAGGTTTAGGTTCTCGTTACACTTGGATTATTCGCCAATCATTGGACCTAGGACGGGTCTGGGCCTTCAGGGCTCTGGTTGCTTAGTGTTCGCTGGGCCTTGGCCTCTCCTGAGAATTCATGAGGCCCACTTGACAATGCCATATGTTCTTGGTGGAAAATATGGAcaataggaccttttgagatttttGAGAAAATCAGGGAAATAGCGTATCAGCTAGCTCTTCTGCTAGCCCTATCTCAAGTGCACGATGTGTTTCACGTGTTGTTGTTGATaaattatgtgaatgatcagaCACATGTCCTTAGCTACGAACGACTAAGCATGGACTCTCAACTAacttatgaggagaagctggcAGTGATTATGGACTGGAAAGACAAAGTGTTGAGGAATAAGACGGTGCCCCTGGTTAAAGTACAATGGTGTAACTACGACATTGAAAAAGCAACTTGGGAGACATAAGCCAAGATGAAGGAGTGGTACCCTCGTCTGTTTTGAGTTTCGGGGACGAAACTTCtgtaaattgtaggtattgtgaCGCCCCGTGTTTCGGGCACCTACTAGTAATCGGTTCGAGCCAGTGAAAACTTATatgaatgttattttgattaataatataggCTTATGAAAGCCAAAATCATGTTGTTCATGATAGCCATTAAAGTGTGATGTGTGATTGTAGCCAAATTAGAAATTTCAATCtcagaccgacacaaaaaccccaACCGGGTAAAATCTCGGATAAAATTATGTTgaataattatgaaaaaaataatatgGATATAAAATTTATTGGAAATATATATTAAAGTCAAAAAGTTTGATTTTGTAAGAAAAAAAATCtctaaaaatgcatttttgtgaaaaatacacattttagccaaaaaatggcattttggttaattaaattatttttgagTAACAAATATTGGAGtgtgaccacttaaattaaataGCAAGATCTATTTAATTGAATTACCCTAGGTTAAAATTTCAATTAGGATAAGTAAGAAAAAATGACCACAATAGTAACTTTTTGGGGAAAATTACCATTAGACTAAGATTAATTAGCTTAAGTTAGATTAATTAAGAAATTAATGAAATGGTAAGTGGGGTTAAAATGGGTGGCAAATAGGGGAGGGTTTTATGGTCATTTTACATGTTTTTAGAGTTGGTATAAATAGTAATAAGTCAACAAGTCTTCATTTTCACATAAGTTTCTCTCTCAAGAATTCATTTTGTCTCAAATCCTCTTCCTTCTCTCTAGCTTGGCCGAGTACCCCATGTGCCCCTCTTAGAATTTTTCATCAATTCCCACATAGATATTCATACCTCATCCTCTTTCTTCATAGGTCACTTGAGTTTTGGTTTGAAGTTAGAGAAAAAGCTAGACTATCAAAGGTAAAAGTCTTAACTCTACTTTGTCAAAGTTTGGGTTTTTGCTCTTAGATAAGTTTGCATGTTGGTGTAAACCGATTTGTTGTATTTTGGGGAGTATATAAATGTAGAGAAAAGGCTAAGAAAAGGTTTGAAGAGCTAGAAGTCTCCTAGATCACAACCAAAGTCATCAAGAGGTATATGGTCACCTCCCAtgagtttttattaaaaaattttgtTAATTCTGCTgtgtttaatttatttgatgtgCTTAAATTATATACTGGGCCTGTAATAATGTTTATTCACTAGCTGATCATGCATGCAATAGTGTTTGGATAATGGTTAGGGTTGGAATCCAACATTCCATAGACAAAACTATGTTTTTGCAAGAAAAATGTTTAAGCCTTGACTACCAAGGGGTCATGCAAATTATATATTAATCTAATTCTCGATTTTCTTGTTTGTATGATTAAGTTTTAGATGTATAGATGTTAATAACGTTGAGaaacatgcaaaaaaaaaaattaaaatgactAAGTTATGAATTTTGCAAAATTTATGTGTAATCTGGAAAATTGTTTATAAAAAATTGGAGAAACAGTTGATTTTGAGTTACATTTTTCATGAGTAAATAATTGATTTTTTAGCTGATTTTTGGAATGAACCTTATTTTGATATTGGTAAATCAACATGAaaatttcaaagaaaaataatggaaaggCTGAGAGTTATGGAGTTTTAAagctaaataaaaaaatttggtagCTCAAACAGCTTATGGGCAGCCAAGTTTGGAAATCCGTTTTATTAAGTAAAATTGGTTCaaataacctaattttttttgtAGGTATAACGTTCACATATCTTGGTATAGGCCTaataaatttcaaacctaaataGCAAACCAAAAGAATTTATGAACTTCCAAAGTTCACTAAAAATGTTGGTTTTTCTCTAGGCAGTTTTGTTATAGGGATTTTGAAAATAGTTTCACaaagtaaaaatgattaattttaaatgaatttttgcaAGCAACTTCTTGGAATAGCCAAGTTTAGTTTTACAAAATTTGAAGATCATTAGAGCTGTagttattaaaatataaatttctaAACTAGATTACTTACAACTTAGTTTTGCAAAGTTTTTACTtgagaaaaataatgaaaaatattcTTAGTAATTGACTAAAGGAATGTGTTTTAGTAATAGTAACTATTAGTGTAAGTTTAACCTACTaaataaattatatcatattgaaaaatattttgattgAAATTGAGTTCAGAGTATTATTTTGATACATTTTGCAAAATACATAATctaaattatcatttaataaaatataaaaaccgATCGAGTATTATGATAAACACATGTGTGAAACTCGTATTTTCTCATTAAAAGAAAAGATAAAAAATGTAATGATGACAAATAAttgtgttgtttggtaacacttaaaaaataattttttatttaattaattaaaaatttgacaattaaacataaaatgtgtttggtaattatttttatttattattattttttaaattttaattaaaattttgaaaatagaattttttcattctcaaattttttttaaacagtttttaattttttttctttttcttcttcaaattaacatatcatattgttaaacaaaaaataaaaataaaagttatcatacacgtttattattattttttttaaaaacaaaaaataaaaatagttatcaaacatattttgattttttaaaaataaaaaaataaaaaaaaaatttctaattttgtgtttaaaaaattcaaaaacaaaaattttactaggtcgaatatttttgtaatatataaAACCAAAACACTATTAATAAGTGAAAAAAGCTGTGTAAAATTTTCTATTTTGTAACTCTTGTACtttatttgtttcttttttttaaattataagtgACTATTTTTTGTGGctcattttattctattattaggtataaaaagtattttgtgaatttGAAATAGAACACGCTGTTTCTTCCTTGGAAAATATCCTTTTCCTTTTAAAATTGCATTTGTCCTCCTCCACGCTCCAACCCTACGCATATATAAGAGACACCTTGGCCGCCTCTCAGAGCACAGCTCATATATTTTTCATTCCTTCTCTTCATCTTTCTCTATTGCTCTATCCTTCGCCGTAGATCGAGTCGAAACCCTAATTCTCGTCTCCCGTCATTACAATTACAGGTAACCCTAGctctcttttattttaaatttcaaCTTCTTATAGTTTTTAACACATCTGTAATCGTTTATAAGTATCGTTTTTTTTTTGCTTTCGCTCATCTATTTTCTTAGaatttattttgttttgaacCTTACAATGTATTATTTTTGTTCCGATTTTGTTTATTAACTCAATTTATTTAATCGCCGATGTTAgggtttttgttatttttttaagaataaaatgTTGTATTGCGTGTTCGTCAAATGCTTACCTGAACCAAATTTTAAATTTATCTTGATATTTCTCTCTGGTTTATTTTTCTGTGATGGCGTTTCactttgatttttgaaaatatagaTGGTATGAGAGCTAAAGGAAAAACAATAGGATACCTATATTTTATTGTATGGTACCATGGACAACAGTTTTCTTGGGTTTTGTTTTTCAAATTGATAATAGTGAAGGCAgtgatgctttttttttttttaaatgactagAGATAAAAATTTGTTCATGTACATGCATATATGATCTTATTGAGTTTTAGTATTTTGTGTTTGGCAATGGAGACTGTATATGTTTAATTTGAGTGAACTTCAATGAATCAGCTATTATTTGTCAACTGTTCTACagttttatttttacttttagcTTTGGTTTATTGTCCCAAACAATGTTTTGCAGTAGGAAAAATAGCTATTGGGATTTTTATTACTCACCGTTTTCTGTTCTTATCAAGGGCATAATTTGTTGTCTTGCATTATTGTAATGCACAATGATGTGTTTAAATTAACAAGAAACTTTTACTTATATGGAATATGTGTGTTTGTTATTTGTAGTCGTGTTCTTTCCAGAATTTAATTTGTGTGCAGTAGCTTGTAGAGTTACATAGTTGTTTAGACTACCTAGTGGTTACTAATCACTATCTTATTTCGTTGTTTTGCTAGTCATCAATTGTGATCTTTGTGTTGTTCCTAATGTAGTGCACCGCGTCCAGTGTACACTTTAATTTATTTATAGTTTTTCAGTGGATTTTTTTAACCTTAATTATAATTATCAGAAGTATTTATATATTTGCAGTTCTAATTCCTAACAATTCTCGTGTCTAACATTGCAGGTTATCTGTTATCCGCTGCTTTTCAAGGTGAAGTTGTGAACATTGTAATTTCTTTTATGTCAGAACAGGCCATATTCTTTTTGGAAACAATTGGGTTGCTGGGTGAGTATTGTCCTTCATCAAGAAAAAAGAACAGGTCCTTATTAAAAGTTGTTGGCTGTATGCATCTCGGGCCATTTGAGGAATACTCTTGGTGTGGTTGCAAGTGTATGCAACCTTTTCTGGCTGCTGAAGATCAATCCATTATCCTAGAAGAAAAGACTTTGGCTGCTTATACTCTACATTCCAGCATTTCTCTGCTGTGACACTGACATCCACTTTTACttaaattacaactctattgTTGAAGTGAAGATGGCTTTACAGAACATAGGTGCTGCAAATAGTGATGATGCCTTCTACCGGTATAAGATGCCAAAAATGATTACGAAAATTGAGGGCAGGGGAAATGGCATCAAGACAAATGTTGTCAACATGGTTGACATTGCAAAGGCTTTGGCAAGGCCAGCATCTTACGCTACAAAGTATTTTGGTTGTGAGCTTGGAGCCCAGTCTAAATTTGATGAGAAAACTGGAACTTCTCTTGTTAACGGGGCGCATGAAACTGCTAAGCTAGCTGGACTTCTTGAGAATTTTATAAAGAAATATGTCCAGTGCTATGGTTGTGGAAACCCAGAAACTGAGATAGTGATTACAAAAACTCAGATGCTCCAACTGAAATGTGCTGCATGTGGGTTCGTGTCTGATGTGGATATGAGGGACAAGCTTACCAGTTTCATTCTTAAGAACCCACCTGAACAGAAGAAGGGATCCAAAGACAAGAAGGCAATGAGAAGAGCTGAGAAAGAACGAATGAAGGAAGGAGAGGCTGCTGATGAGGAgcaaaagaaagtgaagaagGATGTGAAGAAGAAGGGCACATCATCAAAAGATAGCACTGCCAAAAATAGCTCTTCCAGAAAGAAAGCAAGTGGATCTGATGATGATCATTCATCACCTCCGCAAAGCCATGTTGATGAGAAGGAAGAAGTTGACGACGACGACGATGTTCAATGGCAAACTGATACATCGCTCGAGGCAGCTCGCCAGAGAATTCAAGAGCAGTTGAGTGCTGTAACAGCTGATATGGTTATGCTCTCTACAAATGAGCCAGACAAAAAAACCAAGGCAGCAACCATAACAAGTGATATGGTTATGCTCTCTACAAATGAGCCAGACAAAAAGACCAAGGCAGCAACCATAACAAGTGATAGTGCTCAGAATGGAAACTCAGTTGCTCCAGTGAAACTTCTTGATGAACTGAAAGCAAGCGTAATGAAAGGTGCCTCAGCCAATCAGCTGCAGTCCCTTCTAGCGTCTTCTCCGGAATCAGCTCAGGAGAAGATGACTCTTTTGTTTGAGGCACTCTTTGACGGTGTTGAAAAAGGGTTCACAAAGGTAgtgaccaaaaataaaaattacattgCTGTTGCTTCTGCTCAGGAGGGATGTCAGCTGCTATTACTTAAAGCTATCGAGGCTTTTTTCAAAAGGTTGACATCTAGTTCTATGAAAGAAGTTGCACTGGTTCTAAAAGCATTGTACGATGTCGACATCCTGGAGGAAGAGTACATAATGCAGTGGTTTGGAGAAGGATCGAAAGGAGGCAGCAAAGAGTCCCAGATTTGGAAGAATGCACAACCCTTCATTGATTGGCTTCAGAGTGCTGAGTCAGAAACCGAGGATGAATAATTAtgtgtttagttttctttttacGAGTCTTGAATTATTTGGTGTATTGTGATGAAATCTTAAATACCTCTGCGTGTGGTACCATTGCTATTATTGTTTTAATGTCTGTTACCATTGCTAAGCTGTTGCTGGTTCTACTTTGTATGGGAGTTCTTGAGTGGTCTACGTATGGTTTGTATGGTTTACGTATGGTTGTAGTAGTATTCTactttgaagtactttttcataAGGAAAATTTACATGTCATATTGTTTTTGGCATTTTAATTCCAAAAGTGGGGTAtggatttattttctttttcataaatatggatattttaatttttttagggaAATTTTAGCTACAAGTTACGCaatgaatatttaatttaatGATTTGAATTTTGtatatgatttttattctttgttTGAAAATATGAACAAGAAAAAAAGAAATTCAGAAGGAAATAGGAAAGAGAACATGATTTAACTTTGATGtagattttgatatttttttttgtattagtTTGGAGTTTTTTCATTTGGTTTTGAACTTTGAAGAACAACTAGTCTAGTCGATGATTTGTAAACGCTTGTTACAGCTGGTCAAGTGTTGAGTAGACCTCTTATTAGTTGAGTAGACCTCTTATTAGTTGCATTGTTATTTAGTTGCCACGTATCTTAGATCCTCAGTGCGTCATCATGCTAGTTTTCTGGTAAAACATTTGCCCCTAAGTTTATTATGATGCGACTAgtatcaaataaatttttttgaacaACCATTTTATACGACCAATCACTTTTAACTTGTCATTTcgaatgtattttttttcttgaaaaaataaaaaaatcgtgAAAACACACTTTCTAAGAAGAAAACTGATGACTACACGAATCCCCACACTCAAAAAGGTACCTGCTAACATTACCTTTTCACTTATCTATTCCAATATATAAGGCCTCGTCACTTCCTCTCTTTTACTTTCACTCCTATTGTCTCTCTCTTCAAAATCACCCAAGTTTTCAGAACATTTTTCTTGGACCATAATTTGTCTGAAGGCGTTTCAAGCAATCCTTCACCAATCTCTTCATCAATCTTCGTTCGAAGTAAGTTCTCATGTCTGAATCCTTCATTTttccagccatttttcttcaagaaatatacatattttgttgCGATTTCAGTGGTGATATAACTGTCAAGAACCATTTGGTGCTCTTGAGTTTTTCTCCAATCTTCGACAAATCTGTTGGTAAATTTGAGATTAGGAGACTACCAAACTAGTTTTTAGTCTATGTAGAGATGATAAACATATTTCGTTGATGTAGAATCGTAGATTTGGGCACAAAATTGGGGTAAAAATTTGGTTTTTATCCTTTcggaaaaactgagtttttcccgccttttatgaagatgaaaagttttcttgaatttttttttattttcactttttgatcttaATTATTGCTAGTCGTAGATTCAATCTTGTTTGTCTTACAAAGTAGCTGGATGGATAAATCATTAGGTTTATCCTCGAGCAACCTTTCATCTTCCCTTCATCTTCTAATTCTATTGGTCACTAAATTCTCACTTCCCATTCTTCTTCTCAAATATTCATGCAAGACTACTGGGGAGGTGAAAGACTGATAGACGACGATCTGCTCGCTCAGCTTTATGAAGACATCGAGCAGTCCACTCTTCCTCCTCTTACTCAAATCCCAACTCTAGAAGCCACTACAAACTCCCCTCCTCTTAAATCTCTGACCGGGATGGCCAGGGTTAAACAAGTAGCTCGTAGAAAACAGAGAAATCCTTACATTGGTGATAGGGCGACCATTGGGGACGCTTCAAGAGCTGTAGAGGAAGATGCTCGTGAGGTTTTTCTTTCTCATGCTAATGTCAAGCTCTGTACCAAGAAGGAACATATCCCTTGGTATGTTGCCCCACCCAACCAACTATTAGACAGGGTGGTTGCTAATCTCCCCAAGAAGTATGGACTTCACGGGGTTACCTTATACAAGCCTCCAGTGCGCCAATGCCCCCGGGGGTGATTTCAGCGCCTTGTCAAGATATAACATCGAGGctggtgccaccctgcctcttcatgaTTACTTTTGAAGGGTGGCTAACTATTTCAAAATTGCCCTATTCCAAATAACACcgaacgggtatagaatgctatCTGCATTGTATATCCTTTACCATCCGAGAAAGTGTCCCATTCCAACCCCTCACGAGATCAACTatttgtttgatctcaagtccaacccgaAGCAGAATAATACAAGTCTCTTCCACTTCTATCATCAAGACAACCCGAGGAATTTCTTGACTGATGCCACCAACAAGTCCAACGTAGGGAAGTACCAGAGGGAATACTTACTAACAACGAACTGTTGgagaaacttatacatgatcttgtttattttcatgtaaatctaatattaaacaaattaatataagaaaacctagaacatgtttctataattgaattcaagcataaataatgataagaacacttacattatatgcagcggaatgtcACTACAAGAATTTCATTATTTAATTACATTAGATCATAACACATTTTAAAAAACGTTACTAAATtacattaaaaataataaacattatattaattatttagtaataagcttgatattaaaaaaaaagtaaaaaagatACAGTGTGACTCTATCAATATTTCTCTCCCATTTCTCCTCATCCCCGATTTTCTCTTCCATTTCTCCAATCACCCTCATAGATTTCTAGCAATCATTCTCGCGACTTCTCTAAACCATCTGAAAAGCTTTCGTATCCTCAACAAATAGGTATGTTCTTACTACTTAAAAATTGTTTCAATCCAATTGAAATAAAGCACTGGTCGACACATATATGGATGGCCGAGAAAACCAATTTCCACTTACTAATATAAGTTTTTACAGCTTTATATGAAGCTACAATGACTTAATTGAGTAAgctttcactctctctctctctttgtttttTTGTATGTGTATGGAAATGAATTTATTTGTTTGTTCTGTAAGGATATTCgttctcttctttcttctctttgtatgTATCTGTATCTTAATGGGAATGGATTTTTGCTTATTTCttctcttatatttttctatTTACGATGATATTACATTTTGTTCTTTTCAAAATTTGGTGTGCATATAAACTGtttgattaaattcctcaatAATCTGTAATTCTATTTTCTTGTGTATGTATAGATGTTAACTCAAGCTTCGATGCTTGCCTAAAGTACTGCTGTAACTCCTacttctttctacaaatgcattataacaattatgaaaaataagagaagatgtttttattcatacttttgagtgcattacaatgttaatcgaatgctagagctattaagtaaagtggaagaataactaatgaatacgcaactataatattcatgggcatttcattagtataatacccatagaatgatgctaaatacaagcaaacaatcactaaagttatgaacaataaagagaaattcatgatttgatgatgagttttatctagaaggttaagagatgaagaagttgtgcaagtaaatggttgaaggaacaagtatttataggacaaaaactagtcgttatgaccgttggtgaatagtgatccgacCGTTGGAAACAATAAcctgaccgttggggatatagttgtaTTCTATTGtgagattttaacaattctagGTTGTTGAATTAACTAACACATGAGAATAATGAATTTATGGATGTTAtagaaactttttcagaaaaaattgtgagtaaaaaatgttggactaagtaatataagaagattgggaaattttcattttttactattcaccgggtagtattcatagtgggtcccacagtagggtccacatgggtcccacagcggggtccaccccatggttcccacatgatgatgcagtagtgatacaatgatgactttagcaaaccacATGCTTAATAttgtgaatattttattattccactatgcttgatattttaaatattttattagcatagtatcccaagtttttcctataaatagctcttccaaaactcattttgaatcacaaaacctcattttctttctctcactctacccaaaaatcttcttaacacccttataaagttctaaacctcgaagatctaggcgaagttctgtccgtaacgctagcctacgaaaaccttttaggtaagctctttcccgagcctttcatttcagttatttagttattatatatatacagattattttaccatgctgttataatgccaaaatttatatatagattattttactatgccgttatgtgaatgtgggaattcttccctGGTGAATGTCGTTCAGGCATACCTCTACGCTACGAGGTCCCTTAACTAAGAGACACATGTTAGAGGGACGAAGGGGCGGGAGCCCCGATTAGCCACTTTCTACACGCATAAAGGGACAAGGGCATCACATAGCATCAGAGAGGTTTGGCTAAGAGAGCCATCCTTGCAATGTGAGGGCCCTCGGCAGGTTACCCATGCACAAGCCCGCACCTctatgcgaggcaccctcgctatgcaagggtaCAGCCTCGCGGTGCCTTCGTGTCTCGCGCCTCATACCCACGtagtcagcctcgctatgcgagggtgaggcctcTCGTATGTGCCTTGTCTCCGCGCATGGTCCTAAGGCAACCAGGCAATCTCACAGCAATTTCATGTCTCGCGCCTCGTCCCCACGcagccagcctcgctatgcgagggtgaggccccTCGCATGCGCCTTGTCTCCGCGCATGGTCCTAAGGCAACCGGGCAGCCTCTCTAAGAGAGGGCGACGTCTCCCGTATACGTCCGGTCTCGCCACTAACTCCTTGTGTCTCGTTGAAGAGGCCCTAGTTCTTTTCGAGGGGTAGGAGCCACCAGCGAGACACTCATGCGCCTTGGCTTCTCAGGACGTATAAAGCTGGGGGGCTCTTCGATATACGTATGAGGAATACTTGAAGATACCGAACGGGTGTGTTAAATAATCCTTAGGTGTCTAGCATGGATTGATGGGTATGAGTAGGTACAAGGCACGTGTACCGACACAGGATGTACGGTCGTGAGGAGGATAGAGGCGTGGCCCTGCCATCTGCGTCtgagaagtagtggtagtacgaACTTGTACGGAGAGTAGAGGCACCACTTGAACACCCCCGACCATATACCAGAGCCGATAGTACGATGTCCTGAGCCACCACTCTGGCATTGTCAGGATAGACACCACtatgccctgagccactactctaTTAGTGTACCcgcttgtatcaggggccaatagagcccacctataaataggcatCAACCCCTCAGGTtggggggttggaaaactgattgtagGAGAGACACTTAAGAGATATATGATTTTTATTCCATGAGAGTTCTGGTTTTTCTGtggattcaagttctttccatctggtTCTAAGCTAACCTTAgtataaaaatcttagttttctaacctttaatcgttgacgagttcttaccgtcaacagtttggtgccgtctgtgggaaattaagtaccaagctactgttctaccaagCTACCGTCTATGATAGGGAGGCCTCATCACCGGCCATCCCGTctggtgagaatcctccaagggcAACACCGCACCAGCAGGGGATGCCAACGAGTTCCCGCTCCCAAAACCACCACAggtgccgaactccggccggcaggatccgggcccctcgacgcgtagacatgataagcatcctcgggtccattccgtgagctcgagttctaaatctcggttctatgaagaggagatatgtGAGCTGCACTGTAAGAAACAAAGGTttgagaccaccctggagaacatgcaagaggtgctgaatggcctgttacaagggaagtcaagcgtgaccctccccaagagaaaagagagaggtCAGGAGGGGGCAGAGACTACCGTTtcggtagacgatgggaggactcgactctccaccaatAATACCCCCAGGGTGAAGCCGCATGAGCATCCTGGACCATCGAGGCCACCTCAGGGGCCAGGGCAAAGTAACAATGTTGGCTCTCGCAACgatgtcgaggtcacctcaaagaggacgccctcaga
It encodes the following:
- the LOC133818568 gene encoding eukaryotic translation initiation factor 5-like, which produces MALQNIGAANSDDAFYRYKMPKMITKIEGRGNGIKTNVVNMVDIAKALARPASYATKYFGCELGAQSKFDEKTGTSLVNGAHETAKLAGLLENFIKKYVQCYGCGNPETEIVITKTQMLQLKCAACGFVSDVDMRDKLTSFILKNPPEQKKGSKDKKAMRRAEKERMKEGEAADEEQKKVKKDVKKKGTSSKDSTAKNSSSRKKASGSDDDHSSPPQSHVDEKEEVDDDDDVQWQTDTSLEAARQRIQEQLSAVTADMVMLSTNEPDKKTKAATITSDMVMLSTNEPDKKTKAATITSDSAQNGNSVAPVKLLDELKASVMKGASANQLQSLLASSPESAQEKMTLLFEALFDGVEKGFTKVVTKNKNYIAVASAQEGCQLLLLKAIEAFFKRLTSSSMKEVALVLKALYDVDILEEEYIMQWFGEGSKGGSKESQIWKNAQPFIDWLQSAESETEDE